In one window of Denticeps clupeoides chromosome 2, fDenClu1.1, whole genome shotgun sequence DNA:
- the ccr12b.2 gene encoding C-C chemokine receptor type 3, whose amino-acid sequence MDNGTTVEYDYGTIYDYDNATLVTMCNTSKVNRFGATFLPTFYLVIFVLSLTGNVLVLLVIYKFERLSSVTNIILLNLIGSNLLFTFVLPFWAVYHSSSWVFGQPMCKIVRATLNVGFKSSVLFLTLMTFDRYLAIVHAVAMNQHRTKRYALLACALVWLVCMLAGIEGVLQYHVEYDPSLSYLCTSTKDEKWKKLVLYVDFTGFFLFPLLVVIFCYVRIIITVFSTRISGKHKTLRIVFVILVLFFVCWTPYNVVKLIYENKHSDCSTKATYGKAKYVTHNIAHLYFCINPVFYCFLGRKFQSHVRFLLVNYFPCLKEHVSLTNSKSTSFRSPQTMQE is encoded by the coding sequence ATGGACAACGGCACGACGGTGGAATATGATTACGGGACAATCTATGATTATGACAATGCAACACTTGTGACTATGTGTAACACAAGTAAAGTGAACCGCTTCGGTGCCACGTTCCTGCCCACATTCTACCTTGTTATCTTTGTGCTGAGCCTGACTGGCAATGTGCTGGTGCTCCTGGTCATCTACAAGTTTGAAAGGCTGAGCTCTGTCACCAACATTATCCTTCTCAACCTCATCGGCTCCAACCTCCTGTTCACATTCGTGCTGCCCTTCTGGGCGGTGTACCACTCCTCTAGTTGGGTCTTCGGCCAGCCGATGTGCAAAATAGTGCGTGCCACCTTGAACGTAGGCTTCAAGAGCTCCGTGCTCTTCTTGACCCTCATGACGTTTGACCGCTACCTGGCTATTGTGCATGCGGTGGCCATGAACCAACACCGGACCAAGAGATATGCCCTTCTGGCTTGTGCACTTGTCTGGTTAGTCTGCATGCTGGCCGGCATAGAGGGTGTCCTGCAGTACCATGTAGAGTATGACCCTTCACTGAGTTACCTCTGCACCTCAACCAAGGATGAAAAATGGAAGAAGCTGGTTCTCTATGTCGATTTCACAGGATTCTTTCTCTTTCCCTTGCTCGTGGTCATCTTCTGCTATGTCCGGATTATCATCACAGTCTTTTCTACAAGGATAAGTGGAAAGCACAAGACCCTCAGGATCGTCTTTGTCATACTCGTACTGTTTTTTGTCTGCTGGACGCCGTACAACGTCGTGAAGCTGATATATGAGAACAAGCATTCAGACTGCAGCACCAAGGCCACCTATGGAAAAGCCAAATACGTCACTCACAACATCGCCCATCTGTACTTCTGCATCAACCCCGTCTTCTATTGCTTTCTAGGCCGAAAGTTCCAGAGCCATGTCCGGTTCCTCCTGGTGAACTATTTCCCCTGTCTGAAAGAACATGTATCCCTCACAAACAGCAAATCCACATCTTTCAGAAGCCCACAAACCATGCAAGAGTAG